A region from the Natronoarchaeum mannanilyticum genome encodes:
- the pheT gene encoding phenylalanine--tRNA ligase subunit beta — MPTVDVDPDELRDLTGHDEKSDEELKEDLFGLGLEYEGETEDGGFELEFAPDRLDRLSVGGIARSLRYHYGDDRGVDIPNTNDADWTIEVDESVPDERPYVTGAVIRGVDLDEDALDSLIQLQEKLHATMGRKRAKGAIGIHDLTMLKGEAPEPGDEAADDAAPDAGAATPNKSIRYTGVEPDGDRFVPLDSDAELTPGEVLEGHPTGETYADLVADYERFPAIYDDIGLFSFPPVINGRRTEVTTDSRNLFVELTGTDQWTIDRMCAIVCYALDARGATIEDVVVNYPDRELHRPDFEVKQKSVAHDRIETLLGVDLDPEEVVDLFERSGLDAETDENEAGDLAYDVSIPPYRVDVLHPLDLVDDTGRAFGFNELEPRYPDVSTVGGRHERSRLEDAVRTQLVGLGFEDMLNFHMINEAENFDRMGLEEGDDAVGAARPTTIKNPYSEDYTMLRTWALPSLLMVLERNTHRSYPQDLAEIGLAAHLDESENTNVAEHRTVAGALARHDASYEDAKARLQGLARNFDVDLETPPTSHPSFIDGRTAEVVIDGESVGVIGEIHPEVLVEHDLELPVAAFEFQLDALR; from the coding sequence ATGCCCACAGTAGACGTCGATCCCGACGAACTGCGCGACCTGACCGGCCACGACGAGAAGAGCGACGAAGAACTCAAGGAGGACCTGTTCGGCCTCGGACTCGAGTACGAGGGCGAGACTGAAGATGGCGGGTTCGAGCTCGAGTTCGCGCCCGACCGGCTCGATCGCCTCTCGGTCGGGGGGATCGCCCGGTCGCTGCGCTACCACTACGGCGACGACCGGGGCGTGGACATCCCGAACACGAACGACGCCGACTGGACGATCGAAGTCGACGAGTCGGTTCCCGACGAGCGCCCCTACGTCACCGGCGCGGTGATCCGCGGCGTCGACCTCGACGAGGACGCGCTGGACTCGCTGATCCAGCTCCAGGAGAAGCTCCACGCGACGATGGGGCGCAAGCGCGCCAAGGGCGCCATCGGCATCCACGACCTGACGATGCTGAAAGGCGAGGCCCCGGAACCGGGCGACGAGGCTGCGGACGACGCCGCCCCCGACGCGGGCGCCGCGACGCCGAACAAGTCCATCCGCTACACCGGCGTCGAGCCCGACGGCGATCGGTTCGTCCCGCTGGACTCGGACGCCGAGCTGACGCCCGGAGAGGTACTCGAAGGGCACCCCACCGGCGAGACGTACGCCGACCTCGTGGCCGACTACGAACGCTTCCCGGCGATCTACGACGACATCGGCCTGTTCTCGTTCCCGCCGGTGATCAACGGCCGGCGGACCGAGGTGACCACCGACTCGCGGAACCTGTTCGTCGAGCTGACGGGCACCGACCAGTGGACGATCGACCGGATGTGCGCGATCGTCTGCTACGCGCTCGACGCCCGCGGCGCGACGATCGAGGACGTCGTGGTGAACTACCCCGATCGAGAACTTCACCGACCGGACTTCGAGGTCAAGCAGAAGTCGGTCGCCCACGACCGCATCGAGACGCTGCTCGGCGTCGATCTCGATCCCGAGGAGGTCGTCGACCTGTTCGAGCGGTCGGGGCTAGATGCCGAGACCGACGAAAACGAGGCGGGCGATCTCGCCTACGACGTCTCGATCCCGCCGTACCGCGTCGACGTTCTCCATCCCCTCGATCTGGTGGACGACACGGGACGGGCCTTCGGCTTCAACGAGCTGGAGCCGCGGTACCCCGACGTCAGCACGGTCGGCGGCCGCCACGAGCGCTCCCGGCTAGAGGACGCCGTCCGCACGCAACTCGTGGGGCTCGGCTTCGAAGACATGCTGAACTTCCACATGATCAACGAGGCCGAGAACTTCGACCGGATGGGCCTCGAGGAGGGCGACGACGCCGTCGGCGCCGCGCGGCCGACGACGATCAAGAACCCCTACAGCGAGGACTACACGATGCTTCGCACCTGGGCGCTCCCGTCGCTGCTGATGGTGCTGGAGCGCAACACCCACCGGAGCTACCCCCAGGACCTCGCGGAGATCGGACTGGCCGCCCACCTCGACGAGTCCGAGAACACCAACGTCGCCGAGCACCGGACGGTCGCCGGCGCGCTTGCACGTCACGACGCCTCCTACGAGGACGCCAAGGCCCGCCTGCAGGGGCTCGCGCGGAACTTCGACGTCGACCTGGAGACGCCGCCGACGAGCCACCCCTCGTTCATCGACGGCCGCACCGCCGAGGTAGTGATCGACGGTGAGTCGGTCGGCGTGATCGGCGAGATCCATCCCGAAGTGCTCGTCGAGCACGATCTGGAACTGCCGGTGGCGGCGTTCGAGTTCCAGCTGGACGCGCTGCGGTAA
- a CDS encoding quinone-dependent dihydroorotate dehydrogenase produces MNAYDVAKPLLFRLPPETAHNLIHGTMRTAQGTPIEDAVERRYAVEDERLSVETLGLEFPTPVGVAAGFDKNAEVPSMLSALGFGHVEVGGVTAEKQPGNPRPRMFRLPEDRALINRMGFNNHGADEIGARLERLDLPDVPIGINIGKSKSTPLEDAADDYAYTYERVAEHGDYFVVNVSSPNTPGLRELQNREHLESILGRLADQGASPLLVKLSPDLPDAAIEDALAVVDELDLDGVIAVNTTTERPDDLRSSHSAENGGLSGAPIEERATNTVGFVAERTDVPVIGVGGVASAEGAYEKIRAGASVVQLYTGLVYEGPGLARDINEGLLELLDRDGFESVEDAVGADL; encoded by the coding sequence ATGAACGCCTACGACGTCGCGAAGCCGCTTCTCTTTCGGTTGCCGCCGGAGACGGCCCACAACCTCATCCACGGGACGATGCGCACGGCACAGGGAACGCCGATCGAGGACGCCGTCGAGCGTCGCTACGCCGTCGAAGACGAACGGCTGTCGGTCGAGACGCTCGGCCTCGAGTTCCCGACGCCCGTCGGCGTGGCCGCGGGGTTCGACAAGAACGCCGAAGTTCCCTCGATGCTGTCCGCTCTCGGGTTCGGCCACGTCGAAGTCGGTGGCGTCACCGCCGAAAAACAGCCGGGAAATCCCCGCCCACGGATGTTCCGACTGCCCGAGGATCGCGCGCTGATCAACCGCATGGGGTTCAACAACCACGGCGCCGACGAGATCGGCGCCCGCCTGGAGCGGCTCGACTTGCCCGACGTCCCGATCGGGATCAACATCGGCAAGTCGAAATCGACGCCACTCGAGGACGCCGCGGACGACTACGCCTACACGTACGAGCGCGTGGCCGAGCACGGCGACTACTTCGTCGTCAACGTCTCCAGCCCCAACACCCCCGGACTGCGCGAACTCCAGAACCGCGAGCACCTGGAGTCGATCCTCGGACGCCTGGCAGATCAGGGCGCCAGTCCGCTACTGGTCAAGCTCTCACCGGACCTGCCCGACGCGGCCATCGAGGACGCGCTCGCGGTGGTCGACGAGCTCGACCTCGACGGCGTGATCGCGGTCAACACCACGACGGAGCGGCCCGACGATCTCCGGAGTTCACATAGCGCGGAAAACGGAGGGCTATCGGGCGCCCCGATCGAAGAGCGCGCCACGAACACGGTGGGATTCGTCGCCGAACGGACCGACGTTCCGGTCATCGGCGTCGGCGGCGTCGCGAGCGCCGAGGGCGCCTACGAGAAGATTCGCGCGGGCGCGAGCGTCGTCCAACTTTACACCGGGCTGGTCTACGAAGGGCCAGGACTCGCCCGCGACATCAACGAGGGGCTGCTCGAACTGCTGGACCGGGACGGCTTCGAGTCGGTCGAAGACGCCGTCGGCGCCGACCTCTAG